Part of the Streptomyces sp. NBC_01460 genome, AGACCGGCAAGTGCATCGACATCGACGGCAACGTCTACCTCCCCGGCACCAAGACGCAGATCTGGGACTGCAACGACGGCCTGAACCAGCTGATCACGCCGACCTCCAGTGGTGAGCTGCGCACCATGGGCGCAACGGAATGCCTCGACGTCTTCGGGAACGGGACCACTCCCGGAACCAGGGTCTCGCAGTGGAACTGCCACGGCGGCACGTCGCAGAAGTGGACGGTGAAGAGCGACGGCACCATCGTCGCCCAGAGGTCCGGCCTGTGCCTGGACGTGAAGGGCGGAAAGACCGCGAACGGTACCGAGCTTCAGCTCTGGACCTGCAACGGCACCGACGGCCAGAAGTGGTCGTGGGACGGCCGCTGAACCAGGCCCCCGATCGATAGGACAACAGTGCCCCGGTCGCCCTCCAGCGACCGGGGCACCGGCCTGTGTGGGCCGCTACGAGCGTACGACCGGGTGCCTGGAACGGACGGGAGCCGGCGAGGCGGTACGGAGACAGGAGGGCCGCGTGGACGGCCGCCGCAGCAGCTCGTACGACGTGGCCTGCCGACGGAGGGTCTGCTGAGTCAGCGGCACCAGCTGAGTCAGGGGGGAAGAGAGTGCCGGGGGCGTCACCTGCGTGGACCGCGCCACGTACGGTCCGGGCGCGCGATGCCCACGCGTACACGTTGTGCGGATCCGGCTCATCCTGGCAGGTCACCCGGGTGGTGCCACCTCTCGCAAAGAACGGCGGCAGAGCGCTTCGGCATCGCGCCCCGCCGCCGTCACCGGCCCGGTACCGCGGCCGGTCCCGGTGCCACCACCTCCCGCGGCGACACCGGAGTCATGTGGTCGGTCAGCCGGGATGGACCCACCGCTGGTTGGCGGCGCCGTTGCACGGCCAGATGATCGCCTGGGTGCCGTTCACGGTGCCGCCCTCGTACGCGTCCAGGCACTTGCCGGACGCCACGTTGACGATCGCGCCACTGGACATGACGCGCCACTTCTGACTCGTCGCGCCGGTGCAGTCCGTGATGACGACGGCGCTTCCGTCGACGGTCGCCCCGCCGCTGACGTCAAGGCACTCGGTGGGGTAGACCCTGAGCTGGTTGGAAGCCGTCGACGTCCAGGTCTGGTTGGCCCCGCCGTTGCAGTCCCACAGTGCCGGCCTGGTGCCGTTGCCCGTCTCGTTGTTGGGCACGTCCAGGCAGCGTTGCGAGCCCTGTCCCTTGACCAGGCCGGTCGCGGCGCCGCGCGCCCACTTCTGGTGGGCTCCACCGTCGCAGCCGCGGATCACGAGAGCCGTGCCGTCGGCCGTACCGTGGTCACGGGCGGTCAGGCACTTGCCCGACATCGGATTGACGGCGGAGCCGTCGGAGTTCACGGACCATTGCTGGGCACCACTGCTGTTGCAGTCCCAGATCTGTACCGCTGTCCCGTCGGCTGTCGCTCCGCCGTCGACGTCCAGGCACTTGCCGGCGAACACCGTGAGCTGACGCGAGGCGTTCTGTGTCCAGAGCTGGTTGGAGTCGCCGTTGCAGTCCGCGAGCCTGACGTCGGTCCCGTTGGTCTGGGTGCTGTTGGGCACGTCGACGCACAGACCGGACTCCTGCCCCTTGAGCAGGCCGTCGGAGTCGGGTGAGCCGCAGGTCGTCATTCCCGCGGTGTACGGGCACACAGCGGAAGCGAAGCCGCCGTTGCGCTGCAACGGCACGGACAGGGTGTCCCCTGCGGTGACCACCCTGGTCTCCCGGACGAGCGGTCCGGGGCCGTCGCGGACGGTCTCCAGCAGCCACTGGCCGCCGCCGAGGAAGCTCAGCGGTGACTGGAACGTCTTCGCGGCGACGGCCGAGATACCGCCGACGTACCACCTGCCGCCCGCCCTGCGGGCCATGTAGGTCTCCTGGCCCGGCGAGCCGGCGAGCAGCCGGGTCTCGTCCCAGGCCGTGGGGAGCTGGTCCAGGATGCGCAGCGCTTCCGGCCGCGACTGGTAGCTCTCGGGGTTGTCCGCGTAGTGCTGCCAGCCCGACTCGAAGACGACCGCGGTCGCCAGTTCGTGGGCGTCCGTGGTGTCCCGGTTGCTCAGACTGAAGACGACGGGGGTGAAGTCCATGCTGGAGACGACGTTGCGGGTGAACGGAAGCACGGTGTTACGCGCCGCCCTGTTGTTCTGCTGCTCCGCGCCGTAGACGGCCTCTCCGGTCATGACGTGCGGCCAGGTGCGCTGCATGCCACGCGCCGTTGCGGCCCCGTGGAAGTTGACGAGCAGTTCGAGCTGGGCGGTCCGGGCGAGCACGGTGTCGTACCACTTGAGGGTGGGCTGGGTGTACTCGTAGCTGAAGTCGATCTTCACCCCCGCCACGCCCCAGCTCTTCACGAGGGGCAGCCACCGTTCGCGCTGCTCGGCCGTCTGGAGGGCAGAGGAGTTGAACCAGGCGATCAGCTTGACTCCACGCGCGTCGGCGTAGTCCACGAGGTCAGGCATCCAGCTCGACTGCCAGCCCTCGTCGACCAGGACGTAGTCCCAGCCGTGGTGCTGGGCGAAGTCGATGTACTTCCGCTGCCGGGCGGGGTCGGAAGGGCTGGAGTGCTCGGTCAGCCAGGACCAGGCGGAGGCTCCCGGCTTGATCCATGAGGTGTCACTCACCTTGGACGGCGGTGCGAGGTCGTCGACGAGCGTGGAGGTGGTGACGGCCGCCAGGTCGCCGACGGCGGCGGTGCGCCAGGGGGTGGACAGCGGCAGAGTCGCGGTGACCGGCGCATTCGTGATCTTGGTGGAGTAGGTGCCCGATCCGGCCTGGTGGGTGAGCCGGCTGCCGGCGTAGCGCCCGTCGAGGTCGGTCTCCGCCAGCAGCGCGTAGTTCGACCCGACCTGGAAGAGCGCGGGCACGGCGTAGTCGCCCGCCGGAGCTGCGCCCGCGGTCGTGCGGAGCCACTGGCCCTGGTCCTCACGGTGACCAGGAACGACCCAGGCGTTCGCCGACGTGGGCACCGCCCAGGACGACGCCTCCCGCTCGACCGTCACGCTGCCCGAGCCGGGCAGCGTGTAACGGTAGGCGGCACCGGTGCTCGACACCCGCACCACGACGTCCAGTCGTGCGCCGCCGGCGCCGGTGAAGGACAGGGTCGTCTGGGTGTACGCGGTCTGCTGGGTGCGCTTCTTGCCGGTCGTCATCGTGTACGACTCGGTGACCGTCCGGTCCTGACGTCCGGTGAAGGCAAGGTCCTTGGAAAGGTCGGCGGCAGTGGTGTCGATGCCGATGAGGGCCGGGCTCAGCACGGTCGTTCCGAGTCGGGACACCCCGAAACTCAGCTCCCCGCCGTCGGCGTGGAGGCTGACCTGTGCGGATACCGGCGAACCTGAGGTCGGGCCGGTGACCGTCCAGGTCGTGACCGGGGCGGCAGCCGCGGCGTGAGTGGGAACTGCTGGGAGTACGGCGGCGGCCAGAGCGGCTGTCAGCGCGTACGTGGACAGGAGCGCGGTTCTGAATTTCCCTTCGCGCATGCGTCGCATTCCTTAGATGGGGGATAGTGCGCCACAGTGTGTAGTTGTGTTTGATTCAGCGTCAATGCTTCGCGCGAGAATGGGCAGAAAGCGGCTAGTGCGCGGTCGTGCGCATGATCCGGCCACGTTCTCCACCGTGGCCGTAGTGCCGGATCGGGTGTGGAATGTCCCCGCTGGCAAGCGACTTCTCCGGTGGGAGGAGAAAGCGTAGGTGTGCGCGGGAAAAGAGGGAAAGCCCTTTCTCTGGTCGGCGTCATGTGCCGTTTGCTCGCGTCGCGCGAGGTCGGCCTCCCCTTTGACCTGCGGTGTCCATCAACTCGGTTCTGCGGGACGCCTCTTGGTGACGGCGGGTGCGTCGTCGTGGGCGGTGAAGGATCACTCCTCCGCCTGTGCGGGATACCAATGTTGTTTGTGGTGGGGAACGTTGACGGGGTTGCGGGGGCGGCGTAGAACTACGGCTGCGATCGATTGCGTTGCAACTTGGTGGCTTCTGTTGGAACTGGCCGGATTGGTGCGGGCGGGGTTCGCTCCGGCCGCGATTTCCCTCGTCGTCGCTCCTCACTCACTTACTCACGTCATGGAGACACAATGTCGGTTGTCGACCCTCGGAACGACGTTGCCCGTTCCAGTTACACGCGCAGAGGCGTACTCCGTGGCGTGGGTGCCGCCGGACTGACGGTGGCCGCAGGAGGACTGCTCTCGGCTTGTGCGGACGACTCGGAATCGAATGCTTCGGACAAGTCGTCCGGCCCCGTGGCGGGCAGCACGGTCACCTTCGGATCCAACTACTCGGATCCCGCGACCAAGGCGGCCTTCGCCACGCTCACCGAGTCCGCGACGGCGTCGAGCAAGGTGAAAATCAAGATCAACACCGTTGACCACAACTCCTTCCAGCAGAACATCACCAGCTATCTGCAGGGCACACCGGACGACCTCTTCACCTGGTTCGCCGGCTACCGCATGCAGTACTTCGCCGCCCAGGGGCTGGCCGAGCCGATCGACGACGTGTGGGAGAAGATCGGCGGCAACTTCGGTCCCGTCGCGAAGCAGCTCTCCACCGGCCTCGACGGACACCAGTACTTCGTGCCCCTCTACAACTACCCCTGGGTCGTGTTCTACCGGAAGAGCCTGTTCGCGAAGAACGGCTACACCGTCCCGACCACCTGGGACGCGTACCTGACGTTGTGCAAGAAGATGAAGTCCGACGGTCTCATCCCCATCGCGTTCGGGGACAAGGACGGCTGGCCGGCGCTGGGCACGTTCGACATCCTCGACATGCGGATCAACGGCTACGACTACCACGTCAAGCTGATGAAGCACGAGATCCCCTGGACCGATCAGGGCGTGCACAACGTCTTCCAGCACTGGGCCGAGATGATGCCGTACGTACAGAGCGGTGCCAACGGCCGGATCTGGCAGGACGCGGCGAAGACTCTGGAATCCAAGCAGGCCGGAATGATGTTCCAGGGCACCAACCAGGTGGCCGCGCAGTTCGTCAGCGACAAGGCCGACCTGGGCGACCTGGACTTCTTCCCCTTCCCCGCGATCAACCCGAAGTGGGGCCAGGACTACATGGACGCGCCCACCGACGGCTTCATGCTGAGCAAGAAGGCCAAGAACCCCGCAGCGGCCAAGGCCGTTCTGGAGTACATCGGCACGGGCGAGGCCGAGGCCGAGTACCTCAAGACCGATCAGTGGGACGTCGGTCTGGCCAAGGGCCTGTCGGTCCCGACGTACAACGCCATCCAGAAGAAGTCGGTGGACGAGATCGCCAAGTGCAAGGCCGTCGCCCAGTTCATGGACCGAGACGCCGACCCCGCCATGGCCACCGCGATGATCTCCCTCATCCAGAAGTTCATAGGCGACCCCAGCACCAGCGGCATCGCGTCGCTGCAGAAGAGCGCCGAGTCCCAGGCGAAGGCGATCTACACCGGATGAGCACCATGACCCGCACACATCGGGCGCCCGCACCCCCCGGTGCGCCGCCCACCCGGCGGAGGCGAGGCGTCCGGCACCTGGCCCCCCGCGACCGTCTCGTCGCCGCCCTGCTTCTCTTCGTTCCCCTGCTGCTCAGCCTGTCCTTCGTGTGGCTGCCGGCGCTCGGCACCGTGCTGCTGTCTTTCACGCGGTGGAACGGTGTCGGTGACCTTCGTACCGAAGCCTGTGACCCCGCGCTTCCGTCGATCCTCAACAACGGCTGTGTGAACGGCGTCCAGAACTACCACCAAGCCGCCACCAACTATCCGGAGTTCTGGCCCGCGGTCCAGCACAACCTCATCTGGCTGGCCGTCTTCGTCGTGATCGCCACCCCACTCGGGATGTTGTTCGCCGTGGTCATCGACCGTGGCATCAGCGGCAGCCGCATGTACCAGAGCATCCTCTTCCTGCCGGTCATGCTCTCGCTGGCGCTCGTCGGCATCATCTGGGAGTTCATGTACTCGCAGAACTACGGGGTGATCAACACGGTCATCGGGCGCGCCGGCGACGACAACGCCATCGACTGGCTCGGCAACCCGGACCTGAACCTGTGGGCCGTCCTCCTGGAGGCCGCCTGGCGGCAGGCGGGGTACGTGATGGTCCTCTACCTGGCGGGCCTGAAGGCGGTCGACCCGACCCTTCGGGAAGCCGCCAGGATGGACGGCGCCAACGCCTGGCAGACGTTCTGGCAGGTCGTCTTCCCGGCCATGAAGCCGATCAACATCGTCATCATGGTCATCACGGTCATCGAGTCGCTCCGGGCGTTCGACCTCGTCTACATCACCAACAAGGGCATCAACGGCCTGGAGCTGCTGTCGGTCCTGGTCACCGCCAACATCGTCGGTGAGACCCAGCGGGTCGGCTTCGGGTCCGCGCTGGGCGTCGTGCTCCTCCTGATCTCACTGGTGCCGATCGGCCTCTTCCTCCACCAGACCTTCCGCAAGGAGGAAACACCGTGAGCTCCGAGACGCTGCCAGGGACCGCGGCCCCGACGGGCGGGTTGCGTACAGGACGCCCGCGGGGGCAGCTGCTCTCCCAGATCTTCCTCGTCAGCGCGTCCGTCCTGTGGCTGCTGCCGATCCTGTTCGCGCTCTACATCGCGGTACGCCCGTACTCCGACACGCGAAAGCACGGGTACGTCTCGCTCCCGCACGAGCTGACACTGAGCAACTTCGGCGACGCCTGGACCCAGGCGGACATGGGCCGGTTCTTCTGGAACTCGATCCTGATCACGGTGCCGGCGGTCGTCATCGTGCTCCTCCTGGCCTCCGGTGCGGCCTTCGTCCTGACCAGGGTGAACGTCAAGGTCAACGTGGCCCTGCTCATCCTGTTCACAGCCGGGAACCTGCTGCCCCAGCAAGTGATCATC contains:
- a CDS encoding glycoside hydrolase family 97 catalytic domain-containing protein, producing MREGKFRTALLSTYALTAALAAAVLPAVPTHAAAAAPVTTWTVTGPTSGSPVSAQVSLHADGGELSFGVSRLGTTVLSPALIGIDTTAADLSKDLAFTGRQDRTVTESYTMTTGKKRTQQTAYTQTTLSFTGAGGARLDVVVRVSSTGAAYRYTLPGSGSVTVEREASSWAVPTSANAWVVPGHREDQGQWLRTTAGAAPAGDYAVPALFQVGSNYALLAETDLDGRYAGSRLTHQAGSGTYSTKITNAPVTATLPLSTPWRTAAVGDLAAVTTSTLVDDLAPPSKVSDTSWIKPGASAWSWLTEHSSPSDPARQRKYIDFAQHHGWDYVLVDEGWQSSWMPDLVDYADARGVKLIAWFNSSALQTAEQRERWLPLVKSWGVAGVKIDFSYEYTQPTLKWYDTVLARTAQLELLVNFHGAATARGMQRTWPHVMTGEAVYGAEQQNNRAARNTVLPFTRNVVSSMDFTPVVFSLSNRDTTDAHELATAVVFESGWQHYADNPESYQSRPEALRILDQLPTAWDETRLLAGSPGQETYMARRAGGRWYVGGISAVAAKTFQSPLSFLGGGQWLLETVRDGPGPLVRETRVVTAGDTLSVPLQRNGGFASAVCPYTAGMTTCGSPDSDGLLKGQESGLCVDVPNSTQTNGTDVRLADCNGDSNQLWTQNASRQLTVFAGKCLDVDGGATADGTAVQIWDCNSSGAQQWSVNSDGSAVNPMSGKCLTARDHGTADGTALVIRGCDGGAHQKWARGAATGLVKGQGSQRCLDVPNNETGNGTRPALWDCNGGANQTWTSTASNQLRVYPTECLDVSGGATVDGSAVVITDCTGATSQKWRVMSSGAIVNVASGKCLDAYEGGTVNGTQAIIWPCNGAANQRWVHPG
- a CDS encoding ABC transporter substrate-binding protein, with translation MAAGGLLSACADDSESNASDKSSGPVAGSTVTFGSNYSDPATKAAFATLTESATASSKVKIKINTVDHNSFQQNITSYLQGTPDDLFTWFAGYRMQYFAAQGLAEPIDDVWEKIGGNFGPVAKQLSTGLDGHQYFVPLYNYPWVVFYRKSLFAKNGYTVPTTWDAYLTLCKKMKSDGLIPIAFGDKDGWPALGTFDILDMRINGYDYHVKLMKHEIPWTDQGVHNVFQHWAEMMPYVQSGANGRIWQDAAKTLESKQAGMMFQGTNQVAAQFVSDKADLGDLDFFPFPAINPKWGQDYMDAPTDGFMLSKKAKNPAAAKAVLEYIGTGEAEAEYLKTDQWDVGLAKGLSVPTYNAIQKKSVDEIAKCKAVAQFMDRDADPAMATAMISLIQKFIGDPSTSGIASLQKSAESQAKAIYTG
- a CDS encoding carbohydrate ABC transporter permease, whose product is MSTMTRTHRAPAPPGAPPTRRRRGVRHLAPRDRLVAALLLFVPLLLSLSFVWLPALGTVLLSFTRWNGVGDLRTEACDPALPSILNNGCVNGVQNYHQAATNYPEFWPAVQHNLIWLAVFVVIATPLGMLFAVVIDRGISGSRMYQSILFLPVMLSLALVGIIWEFMYSQNYGVINTVIGRAGDDNAIDWLGNPDLNLWAVLLEAAWRQAGYVMVLYLAGLKAVDPTLREAARMDGANAWQTFWQVVFPAMKPINIVIMVITVIESLRAFDLVYITNKGINGLELLSVLVTANIVGETQRVGFGSALGVVLLLISLVPIGLFLHQTFRKEETP